One Lutra lutra chromosome 7, mLutLut1.2, whole genome shotgun sequence DNA window includes the following coding sequences:
- the PSMC1 gene encoding 26S proteasome regulatory subunit 4, whose amino-acid sequence MGQSQSGGHGPGGGKKDDKDKKKKYEPPVPTRVGKKKKKTKGPDAASKLPLVTPHTQCRLKLLKLERIKDYLLMEEEFIRNQEQMKPLEEKQEEERSKVDDLRGTPMSVGTLEEIIDDNHAIVSTSVGSEHYVSILSFVDKDLLEPGCSVLLNHKVHAVIGVLMDDTDPLVTVMKVEKAPQETYADIGGLDNQIQEIKESVELPLTHPEYYEEMGIKPPKGVILYGPPGTGKTLLAKAVANQTSATFLRVVGSELIQKYLGDGPKLVRELFRVAEEHAPSIVFIDEIDAIGTKRYDSNSGGEREIQRTMLELLNQLDGFDSRGDVKVIMATNRIETLDPALIRPGRIDRKIEFPLPDEKTKKRIFQIHTSRMTLADDVTLDDLIMAKDDLSGADIKAICTEAGLMALRERRMKVTNEDFKKSKENVLYKKQEGTPEGLYL is encoded by the exons ATG gGTCAGAGTCAGAGTGGTGGTCATGGCCCTGGAGGTGGCAAGAAGGATGACAAG gacaagaaaaagaaatatgaaccTCCTGTACCAACTCGggtggggaaaaagaagaagaaaacaaagggaccAGATGCTGCCAGCAAGCTGCCACTGG TGACACCCCATACTCAGTGCCGGTTAAAATTATTGAAGTTAGAGAGAATTAAAGACTATCTTCTCATGGAGGAAGAATTCATTAGAAATCAGGAACAAATGAAGCCTTTAGAAGAAAAGCAAGAG GAGGAAAGGTCTAAGGTGGATGACCTGAGAGGGACCCCAATGTCAGTAGGAACCTTGGAAGAGATCATTGATGACAATCACGCCATCGTGTCTACATCTGTGGGCTCCGAACACTACGTCAGCATTCTTTCCTTTGTAGACAAGGACCTGCTGGAACCGGGCTGCTCCGTCCTGCTCAACCACAAG GTGCATGCCGTCATAGGGGTGCTTATGGATGACACAGATCCCTTGGTCACAGTGATGAAGGTAGAAAAGGCGCCCCAGGAAACCTATGCTGATATTGGGGGGTTGGACAACCAAATCCAGGAAATTAAG GAGTCTGTGGAGCTTCCTCTCACTCATCCTGAGTATTATGAAGAGATGGGTATAAAGCCCCCGAAGGGGGTCATTCTGTATGGTCCACCTGGCACAG gTAAAACCTTATTAGCCAAAGCAGTAGCAAACCAAACCTCAGCCACTTTCTTGAGAGTGGTTGGCTCGGAACTTATTCAGAAGTACCTAGGTGACGGGCCCAAACTCGTTCGGGAATTGTTTCGAGTTGCAGAAGAACACGCACCATCCATCGTGTTTATTGATGAAATTGATGCCATTGGAACAAAAAG gtATGACTCAAATTCTGGTGGTGAGAGAGAAATTCAGCGAACAATGCTGGAGCTGCTGAACCAGTTGGATGGATTTGATTCAAGGGGTGACGTGAAAGTTATCATGGCCACAAACCGAATAGAGACTTTGGATCCAGCTCTTATCAGACCAG GTCGCATCGACAGGAAGATTGAGTTCCCCCTGCCCGATGAGAAGACTAAGAAGCGCATCTTTCAAATCCACACAAGCAGGATGACGCTGGCTGATGATGTGACCTTGGACGACTTGATCATGGCTAAAGATGACCTCTCGGGTGCTGATATCAAG GCAATCTGTACAGAAGCTGGTCTGATGGCCTTGAGAGAACGCAGAATGAAAGTAACAAATGAAGACTTCAAGAAAtctaaagaaaatgttctttataaaaaACAAGAAGGCACCCCTGAGGGACTGTATCTCTAG